AGCTTTAGTGTCAAGGAAGGCGAGGTATTTTCACTTGTCGGACCTAACGGTGCGGGTAAATCGACGATCTTCAACATGATCAGCCGGTTTTATGATCCGGCGGAAGGCGATATTTTTTTTCAGGGCCAAAGTATTTTGAAAAAATCCAGCCATGAAATTCCACATTTGGGTATTGCTCGAACATTTCAGAACATCGAACTTTTTGAGCAAGCCAGCGTTCTGCAAAACCTATTGGTCGGCCGCCAACGGCATAGAAAAACAAACACTCTCGAAGAGATTTTATTCCTGCCCAAAGTGCGCAAGGAAGAGCATCGCCACCGTCTTGCCGTAGAGCATGTTATCGACTTTTTAGACCTTCAGCCCTATCGAGATAAATTTATCTCAGGACTTCCGTACGGCATCCGAAAGGTGGTCGAAATGGGCCGTGCATTGGCCATCGGACCCAAGCTTTTATTGCTCGATGAACCGGCATCAGGCCTGTCAACAGAAGAAACACAAGACGTGGCTTTCTGGATTGAAGACATTAAAAAAGTGATGGGAATAACGGTGCTCATGGTCGAACATGACATGCATTTGGTCAACTCTGTATCAGATCGCGTTCTGGCGCTTGCAGATGGAAAAATCCTAGCAATTGGCACACCGAGCGAAGTGCAAAATCATCCGGATGTCATCAAGGCCTATCTCGGAAGTGAAGAAGAGGACGCTCTGACATGAGCTCTGCCATTTTAAAAATCGACAACCTCGAAAGCTATTATGGTCCGATTATGGCTATCAGAGGTGTGAGCCTAGAGGTACACAAAGGCCAAATCGTAACTGTATTAGGCGCAAATGGTGCTGGCAAAACAACACTGTTGAAAACCATTTCTGGGATTATGGATCCGGAAAAAGGCTCAATTGCTTTAGAGGGCGAGTTCATTCAGGGATTAGAGCCGGATAAAGTGGTTCGTAAAGGTGTCACCCATGTGCCGGAAGGTCGGGA
The nucleotide sequence above comes from Rhodobacteraceae bacterium Araon29. Encoded proteins:
- a CDS encoding ATP-binding cassette domain-containing protein, translating into MNLLDLQNVTLRFGGLVAVDNVSFSVKEGEVFSLVGPNGAGKSTIFNMISRFYDPAEGDIFFQGQSILKKSSHEIPHLGIARTFQNIELFEQASVLQNLLVGRQRHRKTNTLEEILFLPKVRKEEHRHRLAVEHVIDFLDLQPYRDKFISGLPYGIRKVVEMGRALAIGPKLLLLDEPASGLSTEETQDVAFWIEDIKKVMGITVLMVEHDMHLVNSVSDRVLALADGKILAIGTPSEVQNHPDVIKAYLGSEEEDALT